GGGCCATGAGTTTTTTGCAGGCTTCGCTGACCCGGACCTCGTTGAGGAAGTTGACGTAGGTCTTCAGGGTGTGTTTTTTGAAGTACCGGCAAAAGGCCTGGGGCGTCAGGTGGGCGACGTCGGCAATCCGCTTCAGCGTAATGTTGTCCGTGTAATTGGACATGGTGTATTGGTAAATATCGTTCATCCTCAACCCTTCGGAATCTGAAATGGAGTGTTCCGCGAGTTCGGTGCTCAGGGTTTTCCACTTTTTGAGGCTGGCCATGAGCTGGAGGGTTTCGATAAAGGCGGAGAGCCTTTGGGCCCCGGTTTTGTTGCTGACTTCCTCGATCTGGGCGTTGAGGATGTCCTGGTGCAGGTAATGGGCCTGGAGACCGTAATAGGTCGTTTCCACGAACTTGGTGATGGTTTTCATTTCGGGCAGCTCCAGGAGGGATTTAAAGAACCCCTTGGGGTTAAAAAAGATCGTAACGGCGTGGATTTCTTTTTTCTTTCTTTTGTCGAAATAGCTCGGGTCGCTTTTAAAAACGTGGGGTTGGTTGGCGCCAAGGATATAAATATCCCCGGGTTTGAAAGGCTGCATATAGTTACCCGCGATGAGCGTTCCTTCACCTTTTATGATCCAGGTGATCTGGGTCTCGTTGTGGCGGTGTAAATGCTCGTAAAACCACGGCAGGACGTCTTCCTGGACAATCACCGAGTATTCCCCTGCGACAGGTATCGTGAATTGAACAACTTTCATTTTACCAATATTATCAAAAATATTTGATAACCAGTTCCGGTGAGTTAATATTGGTAAAGAATTGGCTAACCTTCGTGTCTGCTGCCTTCCGCCACACGGAAAATATGCAGGATTTGAGGGAAAAGGGCGTGCATCGTTTCTTCTGCCCCCTTGGTCGAACCGGGCAGGGTCAGCACCAGGGTCTTCCCGATAAAACCCGCTACGCCCCTGGACAGCATGGCGTAAGGGGTCCTTTCCTGGCCAAAAACACGGGCCGCTTCCATGATACCCGGCACAGGGCGGTCCAGCAGGGGCGCAATAGCCTCGGGTGTTACATCCCTGGGGGAAAGGCCGGTTCCGCCGGTGAAAAGAACGAGGTCGTAACCGTCCTCTTTTAGCGTTTTCGCCTTTGCCCGTATGTCTGCCGCCTCGTCGGGGAGGATGGCATAATGCCCGACACTTAGCCCCTGGGCCTGGAGGGCCTTGATGATGGCCTTACCGGCACTGTCGGTTTTTGTCCCTTTTGCGACGCTATCGGAGCAAACCACCACCGCGCAGCGCAGGCCGGCCGACGGCCGGTCCCCAAAGTCGGA
This region of Dinghuibacter silviterrae genomic DNA includes:
- a CDS encoding AraC family transcriptional regulator yields the protein MKVVQFTIPVAGEYSVIVQEDVLPWFYEHLHRHNETQITWIIKGEGTLIAGNYMQPFKPGDIYILGANQPHVFKSDPSYFDKRKKKEIHAVTIFFNPKGFFKSLLELPEMKTITKFVETTYYGLQAHYLHQDILNAQIEEVSNKTGAQRLSAFIETLQLMASLKKWKTLSTELAEHSISDSEGLRMNDIYQYTMSNYTDNITLKRIADVAHLTPQAFCRYFKKHTLKTYVNFLNEVRVSEACKKLMARDYESVSSVAYQTGFSNAVTFNRVFKKITGKSPRQYSKEYNQNIET
- the moaCB gene encoding bifunctional molybdenum cofactor biosynthesis protein MoaC/MoaB, with protein sequence MNDITQKVSSLRKAIALATLTVSSPDTIAAVEERRVPKGDVFEFSRAAGLLAIKRTSDVIPDCHPLPVEYAAITHRIEGLHIHVRVEVHTVYRTGVEVEAMHGAAITALTMYDMLKPLDKGIGISDIRLESKKGGKSDFGDRPSAGLRCAVVVCSDSVAKGTKTDSAGKAIIKALQAQGLSVGHYAILPDEAADIRAKAKTLKEDGYDLVLFTGGTGLSPRDVTPEAIAPLLDRPVPGIMEAARVFGQERTPYAMLSRGVAGFIGKTLVLTLPGSTKGAEETMHALFPQILHIFRVAEGSRHEG